A window of Eubalaena glacialis isolate mEubGla1 chromosome 11, mEubGla1.1.hap2.+ XY, whole genome shotgun sequence genomic DNA:
TCAGTGCCAGCGGGGTAGGCAGACAGGCATGGGCTTTGGCAGCATGAGGCGAGGGGCGAGGGGCCTGAGGGGCAGAGACAGGCCGGCCGCCCCGCAGTGCCTGCAGACCCAGTGCTTCGACCCGCTGGTTCGCAAATGTGTGGCCTGCAGTCTCCTCCGGACAACAGAGCCTAGACCGGGTAAGAGTTGAGCCGCGCTGATGGATGGCAGGCAGGGCGGCcctgaaaggggagggagggttcTGCCAGGAGGCCCCCGCCCTACCAGAGTCGCAGGCATGACCCCCACCTGTCCCAGGACGTCGGGGGGCATCGCGATAACGGGCGAGGAGGGGGGCCTGTGGGCTGGGGCCTGGATGGGGACCAGCCATCGCCGCGTGGCCCTCACGGccacctctctccccctccccctgccctgccccgcccGGCTGTCCCTCCCCTCCGCGGCCCAGCCTCgcctccctccgaccctccccctccccgctcctctctcccctctgccccgtGCTCTGCCTGCCCGTCCCCTCCAGCAGGCGGCCCGAGCAGCCTGGCGCCCGGGACGGTGCTGCAGCCGCAGGAGTCGGTGGGCCCGGGGGCCAccgccgaggccgaggccgcgcTGCCACTCCCGGCGCTGCTCTTCGGCGCCCCCGCGCTGCTGGGCCTGGCGCTGGCCCTGGTCCTGCTGGGCCTGGTGAGCGGGAGGCGCCGACGGCGACGGCCCGCCGCGGCGGCTGCCCCAGAGGCCCTGGAGGCCCCGGATGGAGACCAGGCTGGTAAGTTCCGCGTCTAGGGGAACCGAGAGGGCTGGGGGCCGTCGGAGGGGAGACA
This region includes:
- the TNFRSF13C gene encoding tumor necrosis factor receptor superfamily member 13C — its product is MGFGSMRRGARGLRGRDRPAAPQCLQTQCFDPLVRKCVACSLLRTTEPRPASPPSDPPPPRSSLPSAPCSACPSPPAGGPSSLAPGTVLQPQESVGPGATAEAEAALPLPALLFGAPALLGLALALVLLGLVSGRRRRRRPAAAAAPEALEAPDGDQAEPLDSDSILSPGTLDATAPIWLPPSEDPATTPPAHSVPVPATELGSTELVTTKTAGPEQP